In Nocardia sp. NBC_01327, the genomic stretch TGAAAAGGGTTCTGCCGCACCGCTTGACGCTGTGCACATGTTCGACGGGCTGCGCATCATCGCCCTCGACACCACCGTGCCCGGCCACCACTACGGCGAGATCACCGATGCGCAGCTGCAGTGGCTGCGCGACGTGCTGGCCGAGCCGGCGCCCTTCGGCACCATCCTGGCCATGCACCACCCGCCCATCCCCTGTGTGATGGATCTGGCGGTGACGGTGGAGCTGCGCGATCAGCGCCGCCTCGCCGATGTGCTGGACGGCACCGATGTGCGCACCATTCTGGCTGGGCACCTGCACTTCTCGACCAGTGCGACCTTCGCTGGGATTCCGGTGTCGGTGGCCTCGGCCACCTGCTACAGCCAGGATCTGGCAGTGCAGCAGGGCGGGCAGCGGGGCCGCGACGGGGCGCAGGCGTTCAACTACGTGCACGTCTACCCGGACACCGTGGTGCACTCGGTGGTACCGCTGGGCGCCGGGCCCACGGTCGGCGAACCGGCGACCCCGGAGCAGGCGGCCGCGCGACTCGCCGAGGCCGGGATCGTGATTCCGGAGGCCGCCCGCATCCCGCACGTCATGCGGCGGCGCGACAGTGCGACCGAGTCCGACGGGGTGCTCTGAGTCAGACGGGGTGCTCCGAGGGCGGTCGGTTCAGGTCGGTTCAGGCAGCGCCGGATTCGAACGCGGCAATGGTGTCCGTGATCGCTTCGGGCTTCTCCCAGGGCGCCGCTTCCGGGAAGTAGGTGTCCAGGAACTCCGATACCGCGCGCACCCGCTCCGTCTCCGGGACCTCCGGGAAACTGCCGTCATTGAGGCAGAAGAAGTCCACATTGCGGCGCTTGGCCAAACCGTCGAGCAGTGCGAGGCCGGTGTACATGGTGGTGTCCACGTAGCGGACCTTCGCCGCCTCCTGTGCGACGGCGCGCCCGGTGAGCAGCGCGTAGTAGTGGTAGAGCGAATTGGTCACCGAGATATCGGTGGCCGCGCGGAAGCGGCTGGTGCGGGTGCGGGCGAAATCCTCCGGGAAGGCCTGCTCTATCTCGTGAAGCACACTGCGGCGCAGCGGAACCGGGGTGTGCTCCAGGTGCCGGGTGATGATGTGACCGAAGCGCCTGGTCAGCAATTGCCGGTTCATTCGGGCGGCGTTCTCGAAACCGCTGCGGCGTTCATTGTTGGCGCCGGGGCCGATTCGGGTGCCCGCCTCGATATAGCGGCTGATCCCGGCCGGGGTGAAGAACATGGACGGGCGCACCGGGCGCGCGAAGAACATGTCGTCATTGGAGTACAGGAAGTGCTCCGAGAGACCCTCGATGTGCTGCAGCTGGCTTTCCACCGCATGCGAATTGAACACCGGCAGGCCGCTGGCATCGGCGAAGTGGTCGATCGCCCGCACGACGGTCACCTGCGGATCGTCGGCCAGCCAGTCCGGCACTCTGGAATCGGTGGCGATGAAGATGCGTCTGATCCACGGCGCGTTCTTGTGCACCGAGCGCAGTGCGTAGCGCAGTTCGTCGATCTGGCGGATGCGGGCATCGGCCTCGTCGCCCTCGCCGACCACCACCTGCGCCAGCATTCCCGCACGGCGAGCGCGGAATTCGGGATCGGTGCCGTCCACCCAGGAGAAGACGATATCGATGTCGAAGCCGACATCGGTGGAGTGCGGGGTGAACATGCCCTCGAGCGTCGGCCAGCTGGTGTCGTAGAGCAGCACGGTGGAGAACTCCACATCGGCAAGGTCGAACACATTGCGGGTCAAGGCATTCGGACGCGGGCACTCCACGGTGTCGCCGTGGTACTCCCACAGTTCGACATCCACGTGATGGGCGGTGTCCAGGTCCCGGCCGAGCCGGAAGACATTGTGTTGCTTCTCATTGAACTTGAATCCGGACACCATGGCGGCGCCGAGTACGCGCCGCAGCGCCGCCCGGTACTGGGTGTCGACCGCCAGGACCAGGCGGTGATCGGAGTCACGCACCAGCAGGTACGGGACTTCCGCCACTGTCAGTTCGCCACGCAGATAGCGCAGATCGTCGATCACCGCGTGGGACGCCACGAGGTTCGCCACCGTCGCGCCTCCGACCGTTGCCACCATGTCCGACTGCTGCTGCCCCGACCCGAAATCCACCATCACCGTCTCCGCTCTCTTCGTGCTCGCACCTCACACTGACTTTCACAACACGGCGACCCAACGCGTCTACGCGGCGCGCTGCCGACCTGACCTGCAGGTATCGGCGCGTGCCGCGAAAACTGTTGGGCGCATTCAGAAGAACGGGGCGGACAGCAGAATGCGCGGGATGCTCCACGGTCGTCTCGGGTACGGCCGGAACCCCATACGCACTCACCTCACTCGCTCGCCGGGACGCCTGAGCGTCATGTTTGACGCCTGGTGCGTCACGTTTTTCGATGCTGCTGCGTTCGTCGACGCCGAGGGGCGGACGGACTTCACCGGGCGTACATTGGCCGGTTACTCGCATGACCCCGAATGAACGGGGGACTGTAACGAATGATGCAACCGTTATCGCTTCTCGTCAATCCATTACCTCGCAGGTCCATAGGTGTTTTCACACCTGTAACCGACGAGCATCACGAGCCGGGCGCCGCGGACGCCCGTCACGGACGCCAGCGCACCAGGGGGGCAACGGCATACACTTGCGGGCAACACAGTCCAGCCCGCTGTGTTGGTACCCGATCGTGAGGTGACGCAGATGGTAGCCGAAGCGCGGGAACGTCAGGAGCCCTCGACGGAAGGCCCGGAGACGGAACACCCCGAACTGAGCGTACTGCCGGAGTGGCCGCTGGACACCATCGCGGTGTTGGTGACCACAGATCCCACCCCGCACGCCATCCCGGTCTCGTGGCCGGTGCGTGCCGGAGATCGGCGGATTCTGCTCAGCCTCAAATCCGATCGCGGCTCGCTGGCGCGGCTGCGCGAGCGCCCCGATGTGGCGCTGCTGATCCTCGGCGGCGGCAATGTGGCGCTGTGCGCGCGGGGTCGCGCGCAGATTCTGGCCGATCCCATGCCCGGCGCCGACGACTACACGGCGGTGGCGATCGAGGTCGAGGTGATCGATGATCATCGGCAGTCGGCGTTCGCGGTGCTGTCGGGGATCCAGCGCAATGTGCTCGATCCCACGGAACTGCGGTATCTGGAGAAGCGGGTCGCGACGCTGAAATCGATGGCGGCCGAACGCAACTGAGCACCGTCCCCGTACGACGCATTCGGACATTTCAGACACGGTTTCGGTGGGTGCTCCCCGGCGCCGAAATGAATGCCCGCAGCCGGTCTCGACTTCGACCATAATCGGGAAGGGATGCGGTGTGGATGCACCGCGGGGAAGGAGAGATGTGAGCGTCAGTCTGGCCAAGGGCGGAAATGTATCGCTGTCCAAGCAGGCCCCGAACTTGACCAAGGTCGCCGTATGCCTCGGTTGGGACGTCCGGACCACCACGGGTGCGGACTACGACCTGGATGCGAGCGCCATGGCCACGGGGCCGAATCAGCGGGTGCTGTCGGATGCGCACTTCGTGTTCTACAACAACCTGCGTTCGCCGGAAGGCACCATCGAGCACACCGGTGACAACCTCACCGGCGCCGGCGACGGTGATGACGAGGTGATCAATGTCGACCTGGCAGCCATGCCCCCGACGATCACCAATATCTTCTTCCCGGTATCGATTCACGAGGCAGACATCCGCCGCCAGTCCTTCGGACAGGTGCGCAATGCCTACATTCGCGTGGTGGACGCGGTCACCAGCGCCGAGCTGGCCCGCTTCGACCTCACCGAGGACGCCTCCACCGAAACCGCCATGGTCTTCGGCGAGCTCTACCGCAACGGCGCCGAATGGAAATTCCGCGCCATCGGCCAGGGCTACGCCTCCGGCCTCGCCGGCATCGCCCGCGACTACGGCGTCAACGTGTAGGACGCAATCACCTCATGTCCTGATGTCCTCAGTTTAGAGACACTCCGTAGAAATGTGTCCTAAGATTGAAGACATCAGGACAGGAGGACGCGCGTGCTCTACTCCACGCCCGAGCTCGACGACACCGACACCGCGGTGCTGGCCGGCATCTACCGCCGCCGCGATGCCATCGCGTCCGAAATGCGCGTCCCCAAGCGCTGGCCGGGTCTGTTGCGACGCAATCTCATGGCCAGAGCCATTCGAGGGTCGAACAGCATCGAGGGCTATGTGGTCGAGACCGACGATGCCGCCGCGGCCGTGGACTACGAAGAGGCGCTCACCGCCGATGAACGGACCTTTGCCGAGATTCGAGGCTATCGGCAGGCCCTCGGCTACGTCCTGACGATGGCCCAGGACGCCGCAACGATCGACGAATCAACGCTCAAGGCACTGCATTTCATGATGCTCGGGCACGAGTTGACCAAGAACCCCGGTCAGTACCGCACCGGTCCGATCTATGTGCGCGACGACCACAGCGGCGACACCGTGTACGAGGGTCCGGGGTCGGCCATGATTCCGGCATTGATGGCGGAACTCGTGGCAGCGCTGGCCTCGGATGCCGATCCCATTGTCGCCGGGGCGATGGCACATCTGAATCTGGTCATGATTCATCCGTTCCGCGACGGCAACGGTCGAATGGCTCGCGCCCTGCAGACGCTCACGGTATCGCGCGGAGGTCTTGCGGAGCCGACCTTCTGCAGCATCGAAGAGTGGCTCGGAGTGAACACCGACGACTATTACCGGGTGCTGGCCCGCACCGGCGCGGGCACCTGGAGCCCGCGCCGGGATGCGCGGCTGTGGATGAAGTTCAACCTGCGGGCTCACGACATCCAGGCCCAAACCGTCGAGGGACGCCTGCGCCGCACGGCGCAGGCCTGGTCACGCCTGGATGATCTGGTTGCGGCACAGCGACTTCCGGACCGGGCCACCGATATCCTCTACGACGCCCTCATCGGATTCCGGATCCGGCGGCACGGCTATCTGACCCGCGCCGGCATCGACGAACGGACAGCGTCCCGAGACCTCAAGGCGCTCACCGATATCGGGCTACTGTCCGCGCGCGGTGAAACCCGCGCCCGGCACTACGTCGCCGGCAACCAGCTGCTCGACCTCAAAATGCATCTGCGCGAGGACGTCCCGCGAACCATCGTCGACCCGTACCCGCGCCTGCGCGCGGAACTCTTGGAACCCTGAGTCCGGCCGAATCAGTTCAGTTGGCGGATTTTGGCGGCTATGCGGTCGGTGATTACGGCTGAGGTGCGGGCGTCGGCGTAGGCGCAGCTGGAGACTTCGATGATGGCGTTGCCCTGGGTGCGCATGGTGTCGGAGCAGACCCAGGTGCTGCCGCTGGAGGAGACGGTCCAGTCGGCGGAGACGGCGGTGGGGTCGCTGTTGTGGGTTACGGCGTTGACGTGCAGGACGCTGGCTTTGTCCTTGGTGGCGTCTTTGGGGGTGTTGGTGACGTCCTGGTCTTTGCACTGGGCGAGCACGCCCTGGTACTGGTGCACGAGGGATTCGGCGACGAGGAAGTTCTTGAAGGTGGCCACCGTCTCGTAGATGGCGTGCTGATAGTTGTCGCCCGCCTCCTGCAGCG encodes the following:
- a CDS encoding stealth family protein, translating into MVATVGGATVANLVASHAVIDDLRYLRGELTVAEVPYLLVRDSDHRLVLAVDTQYRAALRRVLGAAMVSGFKFNEKQHNVFRLGRDLDTAHHVDVELWEYHGDTVECPRPNALTRNVFDLADVEFSTVLLYDTSWPTLEGMFTPHSTDVGFDIDIVFSWVDGTDPEFRARRAGMLAQVVVGEGDEADARIRQIDELRYALRSVHKNAPWIRRIFIATDSRVPDWLADDPQVTVVRAIDHFADASGLPVFNSHAVESQLQHIEGLSEHFLYSNDDMFFARPVRPSMFFTPAGISRYIEAGTRIGPGANNERRSGFENAARMNRQLLTRRFGHIITRHLEHTPVPLRRSVLHEIEQAFPEDFARTRTSRFRAATDISVTNSLYHYYALLTGRAVAQEAAKVRYVDTTMYTGLALLDGLAKRRNVDFFCLNDGSFPEVPETERVRAVSEFLDTYFPEAAPWEKPEAITDTIAAFESGAA
- a CDS encoding Fic family protein, which produces MLYSTPELDDTDTAVLAGIYRRRDAIASEMRVPKRWPGLLRRNLMARAIRGSNSIEGYVVETDDAAAAVDYEEALTADERTFAEIRGYRQALGYVLTMAQDAATIDESTLKALHFMMLGHELTKNPGQYRTGPIYVRDDHSGDTVYEGPGSAMIPALMAELVAALASDADPIVAGAMAHLNLVMIHPFRDGNGRMARALQTLTVSRGGLAEPTFCSIEEWLGVNTDDYYRVLARTGAGTWSPRRDARLWMKFNLRAHDIQAQTVEGRLRRTAQAWSRLDDLVAAQRLPDRATDILYDALIGFRIRRHGYLTRAGIDERTASRDLKALTDIGLLSARGETRARHYVAGNQLLDLKMHLREDVPRTIVDPYPRLRAELLEP
- a CDS encoding TerD family protein, with amino-acid sequence MSVSLAKGGNVSLSKQAPNLTKVAVCLGWDVRTTTGADYDLDASAMATGPNQRVLSDAHFVFYNNLRSPEGTIEHTGDNLTGAGDGDDEVINVDLAAMPPTITNIFFPVSIHEADIRRQSFGQVRNAYIRVVDAVTSAELARFDLTEDASTETAMVFGELYRNGAEWKFRAIGQGYASGLAGIARDYGVNV
- a CDS encoding sensor domain-containing protein → MRGRTVAICLTVLFAVAGCGRVVSGVPAPDPVVAKMPRLTPDKISDVLLTTDEVGKIVASTTLTQKFENTVPTAPNFTYAPTQCAPMMYTADSDTYGDKWNGFRLRSLQEAGDNYQHAIYETVATFKNFLVAESLVHQYQGVLAQCKDQDVTNTPKDATKDKASVLHVNAVTHNSDPTAVSADWTVSSSGSTWVCSDTMRTQGNAIIEVSSCAYADARTSAVITDRIAAKIRQLN
- a CDS encoding phosphodiesterase, whose protein sequence is MYIARVAEHPRADHVLFHFSDTHLIAADADLYGDVDAEARLRQLLDEAEASRITPTAIVFTGDLTDQGEAGAYRKLRALAEPWAARIGAPLIWVAGNHDSRAVLREELLDEKGSAAPLDAVHMFDGLRIIALDTTVPGHHYGEITDAQLQWLRDVLAEPAPFGTILAMHHPPIPCVMDLAVTVELRDQRRLADVLDGTDVRTILAGHLHFSTSATFAGIPVSVASATCYSQDLAVQQGGQRGRDGAQAFNYVHVYPDTVVHSVVPLGAGPTVGEPATPEQAAARLAEAGIVIPEAARIPHVMRRRDSATESDGVL